The Daphnia pulex isolate KAP4 chromosome 3, ASM2113471v1 genome includes a region encoding these proteins:
- the LOC124189952 gene encoding uncharacterized protein LOC124189952, with the protein MSNVTRALVRSKSTSDSGKRQKHLTDFWKAKKNKNLHKKKITSIASERSSSAKSDLNKTTQQQEAKGRHTENVEDDQQIATGKKVTIQVWHGPKCPSCAAIMNIKEENMKRLQHHFKYCFCYSVYYRTMSLLESLILSYPIIGFKKKQKEPHFLNHMQAKQLCELSALHPTVSADNSELFQKAAELASQLKEPTDTESFNCDRYEEYMRLLLEITEFIRQTMSQHLNNGKNVEDVQILITNITNYLKPFDQNQDKSTSVTKSRSTTAKTRKWNETFADLRHPSGDNDFGNELKEIAEPQSGEECFLFPDKYTCKCHGQSADNSSDDSSISLSTF; encoded by the coding sequence atgtcaaatgtaACTAGAGCGTTGGTGAGATCGAAATCCACGAGTGACAGTggtaaaagacaaaaacatcTGACAGATTTttggaaagcaaaaaaaaataagaatcttcataaaaagaaaattacgtCAATTGCAAGTGAACGCTCCAGCAGTGCAAAATCGGATTTGAACAAAACTACACAGCAGCAAGAAGCCAAAGGAAGACAcactgaaaatgttgaagacgACCAGCAAATAGCTACTGGGAAAAAAGTTACCATTCAAGTTTGGCATGGCCCCAAATGCCCTAGTTGTGCCGCCATCATGAACATCAAAGAGGAAAACATGAAGCGATTACAACACCATTTCAAATACTGCTTCTGTTATTCAGTCTATTATCGAACTATGTCGCTTCTAGAGAGTCTAATCCTATCTTATCCAATTATCggatttaagaaaaaacagaaagaaccgcattttttaaatcacatgCAAGCCAAACAGCTGTGCGAGCTGTCAGCACTGCATCCAACGGTATCTGCTGACAACTCggaattgtttcaaaaagCGGCCGAATTGGCTTCGCAGTTGAAAGAGCCGACAGACACGGAATCTTTCAACTGCGACCGCTACGAAGAGTACATGAGGCTATTGCTAGAAATTACCGAATTCATTCGTCAAACGATGTCGCAACATTTGAACAacggaaaaaatgtcgaagatgttcaaattttgataacaaatattacaaattatttaaaacccTTTGATCAAAATCAGGATAAGAGTACAAGTGTTACAAAATCTCGGTCGACAACTGCAAAAACCAGAAAATGGAACGAAACGTTTGCTGACTTGAGGCATCCATCAGGTGATAACGACTTCGGtaatgaattaaaagaaatcgCTGAACCCCAATCAGGAGAGgaatgttttctctttcctgaCAAATATACTTGCAAATGTCATGGACAATCCGCGGACAACTCCAGTGATGATTCTTCAATTAGCTTATCTACCTTTTAG